The following coding sequences lie in one Fibrobacter sp. UWB15 genomic window:
- a CDS encoding glycoside hydrolase family 16 protein, with translation MKFPFFSLFSFCAGVAFFAAACSSDSSSNAENAEISEQTTPSGESPVTEPTSSSADVPAISSEAENPSTANSSATDMSSSRDAESSANDIASSSSGITSSGNISSESNPGKSPYLWHDEFDGDIDSEKWTFEIGTGASGWGNNEWEYYTDRKENAYIKDGILHIRANKEDYEGSKYTSARMITKGKFSFTYGTVEARIALPVGKGIWPAFWLLGQNIDAVSWPACGEIDIIETVNSENIVYGTNHWAYEGNHAEYGNNTKDYYGTSKELDITQFHTYKMVWDENVIVMYVDDFKYHEISIKESTGGTDAFHKPFFFILNVAVAGNWPGFEVDDSQFPNEMLVDYIRVTQ, from the coding sequence ATGAAATTCCCCTTTTTCAGCCTTTTTTCCTTCTGCGCGGGAGTCGCCTTTTTCGCGGCAGCCTGCTCCTCGGATTCCTCTTCCAATGCCGAAAACGCCGAAATAAGCGAGCAGACCACCCCCTCCGGAGAGTCCCCGGTTACCGAACCGACCTCATCTTCCGCAGATGTCCCTGCAATCTCCAGCGAGGCTGAAAATCCATCCACAGCAAATTCTTCCGCTACCGACATGAGCAGTTCTCGCGATGCCGAGAGCAGCGCAAATGACATTGCCAGCAGCTCGAGCGGAATCACTTCAAGCGGAAACATTTCGAGTGAAAGCAACCCCGGCAAATCCCCGTATCTCTGGCACGACGAATTCGACGGCGACATCGACTCCGAAAAATGGACTTTTGAAATCGGCACCGGTGCCAGCGGCTGGGGCAACAACGAATGGGAATACTACACCGACCGCAAAGAAAACGCCTACATTAAAGACGGCATCTTGCACATTCGTGCCAACAAGGAAGATTACGAAGGTTCCAAGTACACCTCGGCCCGCATGATTACCAAGGGCAAGTTCAGCTTTACCTACGGCACCGTTGAAGCGAGAATCGCGCTCCCCGTGGGCAAGGGCATTTGGCCCGCCTTCTGGCTACTCGGCCAAAACATCGACGCCGTAAGCTGGCCCGCCTGCGGCGAAATCGACATCATCGAAACGGTGAACAGCGAAAACATCGTCTACGGAACCAACCACTGGGCATACGAAGGCAACCACGCCGAATACGGCAACAATACCAAGGATTATTACGGCACAAGCAAGGAACTAGATATCACGCAGTTCCATACCTACAAAATGGTCTGGGACGAAAACGTTATCGTCATGTATGTTGACGACTTCAAGTATCACGAGATATCCATAAAAGAAAGCACCGGCGGAACCGATGCTTTTCACAAGCCATTTTTCTTTATCTTGAATGTCGCCGTTGCAGGCAACTGGCCCGGATTCGAAGTAGACGACTCGCAATTCCCGAACGAAATGCTCGTCGACTACATCCGAGTGACGCAATAA
- a CDS encoding HD domain-containing phosphohydrolase codes for MLVSLNKTVLIVDDDRMNLRFAEHMLSSTYDVVMANSYEEALDYLSKELPALALLDVHMPGKNGFELLAEIRKMKNCNDLPVVFLTADSDRETEVRVFREGALDYIQKPLVPEVVLERIKRILSLRKLQVNLESEVERRTAELEESRRKLQVLSLQVVKTLASAIDAKDRYTNGHSSRVAKYSKEIARRAGKPVEFQDEIYFIALLHDIGKIGIPDNILNKNSKLTDEEYETIKQHPSIGVEILKNITEMPKIEIGAHFHHERFDGKGYPEGLAGYSIPEIGRIIAVADAYDAMTSRRSYRSALPQETVRSEIVRGRGQQFDPDFADVMLQMIDEDVNYTMRDDGLA; via the coding sequence ATGTTGGTTTCGCTAAACAAGACGGTCTTGATCGTAGACGATGACCGAATGAATTTAAGATTCGCCGAGCACATGCTCAGTTCGACGTATGACGTCGTGATGGCGAACTCTTACGAGGAAGCGTTGGACTACCTGTCGAAGGAGTTGCCTGCGCTTGCCCTTTTGGATGTACACATGCCGGGCAAGAATGGCTTCGAATTGCTGGCTGAAATCCGTAAGATGAAGAACTGCAACGATTTACCGGTAGTGTTCTTGACGGCGGACAGTGACCGGGAGACCGAGGTCCGGGTGTTTAGGGAAGGGGCACTGGACTATATACAGAAGCCTTTGGTTCCCGAAGTGGTGCTTGAACGCATCAAGCGAATTCTCTCGCTCCGCAAATTGCAGGTCAACCTTGAAAGCGAGGTGGAGCGCCGTACGGCCGAACTCGAAGAAAGCCGTCGCAAACTTCAAGTTCTTTCTTTGCAGGTGGTCAAAACGCTTGCTTCGGCGATTGATGCCAAGGACCGTTACACGAACGGTCATTCCAGCCGAGTGGCCAAGTACAGCAAGGAAATTGCTCGCCGCGCAGGCAAGCCCGTGGAATTCCAGGACGAAATCTATTTTATTGCGCTGCTGCACGATATCGGGAAAATCGGTATTCCGGACAATATCCTGAACAAGAATTCCAAGCTCACGGACGAAGAATACGAAACGATTAAGCAGCACCCAAGTATCGGGGTCGAAATCTTGAAGAACATCACCGAGATGCCAAAAATCGAAATCGGTGCACATTTCCACCATGAACGTTTCGACGGTAAGGGTTACCCAGAAGGACTTGCCGGTTATAGTATTCCCGAAATTGGTCGCATTATCGCCGTGGCCGACGCTTACGATGCCATGACGAGCCGCCGTAGTTATCGTTCGGCCTTGCCGCAAGAAACGGTACGCAGTGAAATTGTGCGCGGTCGCGGTCAGCAGTTCGATCCGGACTTCGCCGATGTCATGCTCCAGATGATTGACGAAGATGTGAATTACACCATGCGTGACGATGGACTTGCCTGA
- a CDS encoding glycoside hydrolase family 11 protein, with amino-acid sequence MRTILKFGLIATCVLTANTFAQDFCNTTTHSGESVEVSTNEVGTIGNVGYELWNEGGNGGSATFYADGSFNCKMTGAKDYLCRTGLAFNSDKTHEEIGHMKADFKLVKSGLSGIDYSYIGIYGWTREPLVEWYIVDNTGSQYMPGDWVAQGASAKNHGVFEIDGAQYTVYEGDRTSYSIDGDNKYFKQYFSVRKSKRDCGTIDITAHFKKWEELGMKMGKMHEAKILGEAGSNSGANAKGEYDFPYAKVYIEGAEQSSSSAEPESSSSTEAIKGIRSMTVGNNTSLVFDAQGKYLGSFETADAETLNAAIKAKYNSGVYMVKQDRAFRSISVK; translated from the coding sequence ATGAGAACTATTCTTAAATTTGGCTTAATTGCCACTTGTGTCCTGACTGCAAATACCTTTGCTCAGGATTTCTGTAATACGACAACCCATAGCGGTGAATCCGTGGAAGTGTCTACGAACGAGGTCGGTACTATCGGTAACGTTGGTTACGAACTCTGGAACGAAGGCGGCAATGGTGGTTCTGCGACGTTCTACGCCGACGGCTCCTTCAATTGCAAAATGACCGGCGCCAAGGACTATCTGTGCCGCACGGGTCTTGCTTTCAATAGCGACAAGACTCACGAAGAAATCGGCCACATGAAGGCGGACTTCAAGCTGGTCAAGAGCGGGCTCTCTGGAATCGATTATTCCTATATCGGCATTTACGGCTGGACCCGTGAACCTCTGGTGGAATGGTACATTGTGGATAACACCGGTAGCCAGTATATGCCGGGCGACTGGGTTGCTCAGGGAGCTTCTGCAAAGAATCATGGCGTGTTTGAAATCGATGGTGCTCAGTATACGGTTTATGAAGGTGACCGCACCTCTTATTCCATCGATGGCGACAATAAATACTTTAAGCAGTATTTCAGCGTCCGTAAGTCAAAGCGCGATTGCGGTACTATTGACATTACCGCTCACTTCAAGAAGTGGGAAGAACTTGGCATGAAAATGGGCAAGATGCACGAAGCCAAGATTCTCGGCGAAGCCGGAAGCAATAGCGGTGCAAATGCCAAGGGTGAATATGACTTCCCCTATGCCAAGGTTTATATCGAAGGTGCGGAACAGTCCAGCTCTTCTGCTGAACCTGAATCCAGCAGCTCGACGGAGGCTATCAAGGGTATTCGTTCTATGACTGTCGGTAACAATACGTCGCTCGTGTTTGACGCTCAGGGCAAGTACCTCGGCTCCTTTGAAACGGCTGACGCAGAAACCTTGAATGCGGCAATCAAGGCCAAGTACAATTCCGGCGTTTACATGGTGAAACAGGATCGCGCTTTCCGTAGTATTTCGGTGAAGTAG
- a CDS encoding BMP family ABC transporter substrate-binding protein, with amino-acid sequence MKSRITIGALVAVAIFFVLLYVVFEKVDNRESVKKTESQKLRVGFVLLSDTADNGWNETHYKGIRAACDSLGVQRTLTIDIPEERVPLANAVNAMIGDSLKVIVLTSYNYPILIRDIIESHPDVTFYGINWEFDAPNYKAYFARIYQARYLAGIVAGSMTETNHVGYVAAMKNIQVYRGLNAFILGVQSVNPKAKVFVRWTNSWNEGETETENANKLIDSSGIDVIAFHQDRAFIIEVAEKRGLYCIGNHVENNRFSPRMLTSIAIDWSIIYKDFIQDYIQKKDNENMDYWIGLEKDAVGLAFYSSEVPDSVKALVNAAAEKIKTGHNVFSGRIMDVHGGIRSEEGETIGDEVLHSEMNWLVKGAIEP; translated from the coding sequence ATGAAGAGTAGGATTACCATAGGGGCGCTAGTGGCTGTCGCCATTTTCTTTGTGTTGCTGTATGTGGTATTTGAAAAAGTTGATAACAGAGAATCGGTCAAGAAAACGGAATCTCAAAAACTCCGTGTAGGCTTTGTCCTTTTAAGTGATACGGCCGATAACGGTTGGAATGAAACGCATTACAAGGGGATAAGGGCGGCATGTGATTCCCTTGGTGTGCAAAGGACTTTGACAATCGACATCCCCGAGGAACGAGTGCCCCTTGCAAATGCGGTGAATGCAATGATTGGCGATAGCTTGAAAGTCATTGTGCTTACCAGTTATAACTATCCCATTTTAATTAGGGACATTATTGAATCTCATCCGGATGTGACATTTTACGGAATCAACTGGGAATTTGATGCTCCCAACTATAAAGCTTATTTTGCCCGCATTTACCAGGCTCGATACCTAGCGGGAATTGTTGCGGGATCCATGACCGAAACGAATCACGTTGGTTATGTGGCGGCGATGAAGAATATCCAGGTATATAGGGGCTTGAATGCTTTTATTTTGGGGGTCCAGAGCGTCAATCCGAAAGCGAAAGTATTTGTGCGTTGGACCAATTCCTGGAACGAAGGGGAGACGGAAACCGAAAACGCCAATAAGTTGATTGACAGCTCGGGTATTGATGTCATCGCTTTTCACCAAGATAGGGCGTTTATTATTGAGGTTGCCGAAAAACGTGGACTTTATTGCATCGGAAATCATGTAGAAAACAATAGATTCTCTCCGAGGATGCTCACCTCTATCGCTATTGATTGGTCCATTATTTACAAGGACTTTATTCAGGACTACATCCAGAAAAAAGACAACGAAAATATGGATTACTGGATTGGGCTTGAAAAAGATGCCGTTGGACTCGCTTTCTATTCTAGCGAGGTTCCCGATTCCGTGAAAGCTCTGGTAAATGCGGCCGCAGAGAAAATCAAGACGGGTCACAATGTGTTCTCCGGAAGGATTATGGATGTCCATGGAGGAATTCGCTCTGAAGAGGGCGAAACCATTGGTGACGAAGTTCTGCACAGCGAAATGAATTGGCTTGTCAAGGGTGCGATTGAACCATGA
- a CDS encoding ATP-binding protein produces the protein MPTIDSNDIFDENDRRVLQTLTRVMRWLWAMFPLIYFGNVIHLFKIDYCELTILTAIAFVILWLPTFIERMGAPLVVRRYFCVLGMGSIIATLATNENIGIYMTYSLAMVTSLLFFNAAFTLKISIFSYILIVVSLYFRAPGANHAEFSSDTFWWISRSAGFLIEAITMTLLCITIAKLTHRLLENLDNARKEAQHSDELRKAWAEAEEARKNAESANMAKSFFLANMSHEIRTPINGILGMNAMLLKECKDTSLLEYAQNIQNAGHTLLSLVNDVLDITKIESGKMELFVGEYDLFAVLNDCYCVAEPRAQSKGLEFNINVNPKTPSLLTGDEVRLRQIVNNLLSNAIKYTPSGTVDLLVDFKTLPAEKSDKRIELVIIVADTGIGIRSDDRDKLFQSFERIDLDHNRNIEGTGLGLNLTKKLVEMMNGRVLVKSVYGSGSVFEVRIPQPVMSDEAIGNFMDRHKEFISFNSGVKKFKAKKARLLVVDDVSMNLKVVCGLLKETEITIDTATNGEDALSLVEDNHYDLILLDHMMPVMDGIETLQCMKDIKNFDITKTPVVMLTANAVVGAKDAYIQAGFTDYITKPIREEVLLSTVKKFLPPELIDDADVGEKNSANETPHVLGNLSGVIDVATGLGYCMNDKGFYREMLAEYVKNDRSSDLENAFAQSDFESYRINMHSLKSTSLTIGAVALSDTAKAIESACKEGDIDFVRKQHEKCMSDYKKILEKLSNYLAAEES, from the coding sequence ATGCCGACTATTGATTCTAACGATATTTTCGATGAAAATGACCGTCGTGTTTTGCAAACCCTGACACGCGTGATGCGCTGGTTATGGGCCATGTTTCCGTTAATCTATTTCGGAAACGTGATTCATTTGTTTAAAATAGACTATTGCGAACTGACGATTTTGACAGCGATCGCTTTCGTAATTCTGTGGCTTCCGACATTTATTGAACGCATGGGAGCTCCGCTCGTGGTGCGTCGGTATTTTTGCGTATTGGGTATGGGGAGCATCATCGCGACGCTTGCGACTAATGAAAACATCGGCATTTACATGACTTATTCTCTTGCCATGGTCACAAGCCTTTTATTTTTCAATGCGGCATTTACCCTTAAAATTTCGATATTCAGTTACATATTGATTGTGGTATCCCTTTACTTTAGGGCTCCCGGTGCCAACCATGCAGAATTTTCTTCGGATACATTCTGGTGGATTTCTCGTTCGGCGGGCTTTTTGATTGAAGCGATTACCATGACGCTTTTGTGCATTACCATTGCAAAACTCACGCACCGTTTGCTTGAAAATTTGGATAATGCCCGCAAAGAAGCCCAACATTCCGACGAACTTCGAAAGGCATGGGCCGAAGCCGAAGAAGCCCGCAAGAATGCGGAATCGGCGAACATGGCCAAGAGTTTTTTCCTTGCCAACATGAGCCACGAAATCCGCACGCCGATCAACGGTATTTTAGGGATGAACGCCATGCTCCTGAAGGAATGCAAGGATACCTCGCTGCTGGAATATGCCCAGAATATTCAGAATGCGGGACATACGCTCTTGTCGCTGGTGAACGATGTCTTGGATATTACGAAGATTGAATCGGGTAAGATGGAACTTTTTGTCGGCGAATATGATTTGTTTGCGGTCTTGAACGATTGCTATTGTGTCGCAGAACCTCGCGCTCAAAGCAAGGGGCTGGAATTCAATATCAACGTGAATCCCAAAACGCCTTCGCTGCTCACGGGCGACGAAGTTCGCTTGCGCCAGATTGTGAACAATCTGCTTTCGAATGCAATCAAGTACACGCCATCGGGAACGGTGGACTTGTTGGTTGATTTCAAGACGCTACCGGCAGAAAAATCCGACAAACGGATTGAACTTGTTATCATCGTAGCCGATACGGGTATTGGCATCCGTTCCGATGACCGCGATAAATTGTTCCAGAGCTTTGAACGAATCGATTTGGACCATAACAGGAATATCGAGGGTACAGGCCTCGGCTTGAACCTTACCAAGAAATTGGTAGAAATGATGAATGGCCGCGTGCTGGTGAAGAGCGTCTATGGTTCAGGCTCCGTGTTTGAAGTCCGTATTCCGCAGCCTGTAATGAGCGACGAGGCGATTGGCAACTTTATGGATCGTCATAAGGAATTCATTTCGTTTAATTCCGGCGTGAAAAAGTTCAAGGCGAAAAAGGCCCGGTTGCTGGTGGTAGACGATGTGAGCATGAACTTGAAGGTGGTTTGCGGACTTCTCAAGGAAACGGAAATAACGATTGACACGGCGACCAACGGCGAAGACGCACTTTCGCTTGTCGAAGATAACCATTATGACTTGATTCTTCTCGATCATATGATGCCAGTCATGGATGGAATAGAAACCCTCCAATGTATGAAGGATATCAAGAACTTCGACATCACGAAGACTCCCGTGGTGATGCTTACGGCCAATGCTGTAGTCGGCGCCAAGGATGCATACATTCAAGCTGGATTTACCGATTATATCACAAAGCCTATTCGCGAAGAAGTCCTGCTTTCGACGGTGAAAAAGTTCCTGCCGCCGGAACTGATTGACGATGCGGATGTTGGCGAAAAGAATTCAGCAAATGAAACGCCGCATGTTCTAGGGAATCTTTCGGGTGTCATAGATGTAGCAACGGGACTTGGCTATTGCATGAATGACAAAGGCTTTTATCGTGAAATGCTTGCTGAGTATGTGAAAAATGACCGCAGCTCCGATTTAGAAAACGCTTTTGCCCAAAGCGATTTTGAAAGTTACCGGATCAACATGCATTCCCTGAAAAGTACATCGCTGACTATTGGGGCTGTGGCTTTGTCCGACACCGCCAAGGCGATTGAAAGTGCTTGTAAAGAAGGTGATATTGATTTTGTTCGGAAGCAGCATGAAAAATGCATGTCAGACTATAAGAAAATTCTAGAAAAATTGTCAAACTATCTTGCAGCGGAAGAGTCGTAA
- a CDS encoding BMP family ABC transporter substrate-binding protein, with translation MKLVYVIPTLILAVIIAGLLTFNVKKKNTDITREKTKVAMIMNGSIEDRSWGQSHYEGMRKTAKELNLDVMYRERIPANKTSEEVMEGLIAAGAKIVIANSFQLGSYVQNVAVRHPDVKFFHASGVKYSKNMSTYFGRIYQMRYLSGIVAGMQTKTGKIGYVAAFDIPEVVRGINAFTLGVKKANPDANVIVRWTKSWNEDDACAEATRALLARNDSIDVLTLHTDSHEPMRIADSLGLWIVGYNLDNASVYPKHFLTAPVWRWENFYTPHILEVLKKKFVGKNYWSGLNSGIVDLAPFTEHVSPEAIELVANERKKIQDGSFDVFYGPIEDDTGMIRINEGESMSDNDMLNNFNWFVKGVKTDEE, from the coding sequence ATGAAATTGGTTTATGTTATCCCGACGTTAATCCTTGCTGTTATTATAGCGGGATTGCTCACGTTCAATGTGAAAAAGAAAAATACCGACATTACTCGCGAAAAGACAAAGGTTGCGATGATTATGAACGGTTCCATTGAAGACCGTAGCTGGGGACAGTCGCATTACGAGGGCATGCGGAAAACAGCCAAGGAATTGAACTTGGATGTTATGTATCGTGAACGGATTCCTGCCAATAAAACTTCTGAAGAAGTGATGGAAGGCTTGATTGCTGCGGGTGCAAAGATTGTCATTGCGAATTCCTTCCAGCTCGGGTCTTATGTCCAGAATGTTGCAGTCAGGCATCCGGATGTTAAATTTTTTCATGCTTCTGGCGTGAAATATTCCAAGAACATGTCGACCTACTTCGGTCGTATCTACCAGATGCGTTACCTTTCGGGTATTGTCGCCGGTATGCAGACTAAAACCGGTAAAATCGGTTATGTGGCCGCATTTGATATTCCCGAGGTAGTCCGGGGAATCAATGCCTTTACCTTGGGTGTGAAAAAGGCGAATCCGGATGCGAATGTAATTGTTCGCTGGACGAAGTCCTGGAACGAAGATGACGCTTGCGCCGAAGCGACTCGCGCTCTTTTGGCGCGAAATGATTCTATCGATGTGCTTACCTTGCATACGGATAGTCACGAGCCGATGCGCATTGCCGATTCTCTTGGGTTGTGGATTGTGGGCTACAACTTGGACAATGCGAGTGTTTATCCGAAACATTTCTTGACGGCTCCTGTGTGGCGCTGGGAAAATTTCTATACGCCTCATATTCTGGAGGTGCTCAAGAAAAAATTTGTGGGTAAAAATTATTGGAGCGGCCTTAATTCAGGTATCGTTGACTTGGCTCCGTTCACAGAACATGTGAGTCCGGAGGCGATAGAACTTGTGGCTAATGAACGCAAAAAAATTCAGGATGGTTCTTTTGATGTATTTTACGGACCCATCGAAGACGACACCGGAATGATTCGCATTAATGAAGGAGAAAGCATGTCCGATAATGATATGCTGAATAATTTTAACTGGTTCGTAAAGGGGGTGAAAACAGATGAAGAGTAG
- a CDS encoding ATP-binding protein — MILLLVGVLLRVKFSSLFLNYAEKQVAYQAESYANAEAERLLLELKSLSGIASGVSANLPHVERMLSVLEDPNGEYYYGVVALNGKIVYSGDTAQINASDFKGISESFHGARFISYSKGTGLMFSAPVYSGKNIKYVLFRMYKEETVVKNFGVVCYGGKGYAAIWGSNDSIIVKSPNDSLGTDLLWGENGYGAVRDKLYNGLNVSIAAATNWEVEDTEYYYFVAELKLPGVSLRGVVPASEVASEKDSISFLILWVFGLLIFMFTIAMVYVVLSEKKARENKELIREKENAESASKAKSIFLANMSHEIRTPINGILGMDSMLLKECKDETLRDYALNIQSAGQTLLSLINDILDISKIESGKMEILPVTYSVFTVLNDCYNMVAVRAKDKNLELVMDISPEIPTALFGDEVRIRQVVNNLLSNAVKYTNEGSVTLSVWAEKVDVDPMQGDNTSRVELFIQVKDTGIGIREKDREKLFADFVRLDEKRNRNIEGTGLGLNLTKQLLDMMGGTIEVESTYGVGSVFTVCLLQQVSDEKPLGDFEKLYRQHVNVVDAAQERFEAPEAKILVVDDVQMNLKVFVGLLKGSKIQIDTAMNGAEALEFIQNKRYDVIFLDHMMPVMDGVEAFRRMKKLEKNPNANTPVVMLTANAVAEARNGYMDEGFSDYMAKPIREEVLLATLKKFLSKELVKIIGEEKLDEPLKVTEPKSQLALSDFLDTATGLAYCMNDKKFYKEMLDEYVKSEKTAELKEYFENGNLEYYRITVHAVKSTSLTIGAIKVYEDAKALELACKENNLNFVKQNHEAFMEEYKSLIRGIQSGCLNLD, encoded by the coding sequence TTGATTCTCCTTTTGGTGGGAGTGTTGCTGCGTGTCAAGTTCTCGAGTTTGTTCCTGAATTATGCGGAAAAACAGGTGGCGTACCAGGCAGAAAGCTATGCTAATGCCGAAGCGGAACGCCTGTTGCTTGAACTGAAATCCTTGTCGGGTATTGCTTCGGGTGTGTCGGCCAATTTGCCCCATGTAGAGAGAATGCTTTCTGTACTGGAAGACCCGAATGGGGAATATTACTATGGTGTTGTTGCGCTGAATGGCAAAATCGTCTATAGCGGCGATACCGCGCAAATCAATGCTTCGGATTTTAAGGGCATTTCGGAATCGTTCCATGGAGCGCGATTCATCAGTTATTCCAAGGGGACGGGGCTTATGTTCTCGGCTCCTGTATACAGCGGAAAAAATATCAAGTACGTGTTGTTCCGTATGTACAAGGAAGAAACGGTTGTCAAGAATTTTGGAGTAGTGTGTTACGGGGGTAAAGGCTATGCGGCTATTTGGGGGTCAAACGATTCCATTATTGTCAAGTCTCCTAACGATTCCTTAGGGACCGATTTGCTGTGGGGCGAAAATGGGTACGGTGCGGTTCGTGATAAACTGTATAACGGATTGAATGTGTCTATTGCCGCTGCGACTAATTGGGAAGTAGAAGATACGGAATACTATTACTTTGTGGCAGAACTTAAACTGCCGGGAGTTTCTTTGCGGGGCGTGGTGCCTGCCAGCGAGGTGGCCTCAGAAAAAGACAGTATTTCGTTCTTGATTCTTTGGGTGTTCGGCCTTTTGATTTTCATGTTTACCATTGCAATGGTTTATGTGGTGCTTTCTGAAAAGAAGGCGCGCGAAAACAAGGAATTGATTCGCGAAAAGGAAAACGCTGAAAGTGCGAGCAAGGCAAAAAGTATATTCCTGGCCAACATGAGTCATGAAATCCGCACGCCGATTAACGGAATTCTAGGTATGGATTCCATGCTCTTGAAGGAATGCAAAGATGAAACCCTGCGGGATTATGCCTTGAATATTCAGAGTGCAGGCCAGACGTTGCTTTCTCTGATTAACGACATTTTGGATATCTCCAAAATCGAATCAGGAAAAATGGAAATTTTGCCTGTTACGTATAGCGTATTTACGGTCTTGAATGACTGCTACAACATGGTTGCTGTTCGTGCCAAGGATAAAAACCTGGAACTGGTAATGGATATTTCACCCGAAATCCCGACGGCGTTGTTCGGTGACGAAGTCCGCATTAGACAGGTGGTCAACAACTTGCTTTCGAATGCGGTCAAGTACACGAACGAAGGTTCGGTTACGCTTTCTGTCTGGGCTGAAAAGGTCGATGTCGATCCGATGCAGGGCGACAATACTAGCCGTGTGGAACTCTTTATACAGGTGAAGGATACGGGTATCGGTATTCGCGAAAAAGATCGCGAAAAATTATTTGCCGACTTTGTGCGACTCGATGAAAAACGCAACCGTAACATTGAAGGGACAGGCCTCGGACTGAATTTGACCAAGCAACTGTTGGATATGATGGGTGGTACCATCGAGGTTGAAAGTACTTACGGTGTAGGGTCTGTCTTTACAGTATGCCTGTTGCAGCAAGTCAGCGATGAAAAACCCCTTGGCGATTTTGAAAAGCTCTATAGGCAACACGTGAATGTGGTGGATGCCGCGCAAGAAAGGTTTGAAGCGCCCGAGGCGAAAATCTTGGTGGTTGACGACGTGCAAATGAACCTGAAGGTTTTTGTAGGCCTTTTGAAAGGCTCCAAGATTCAAATTGATACGGCGATGAATGGCGCCGAAGCTTTGGAGTTCATACAAAACAAACGTTACGATGTCATTTTCCTGGATCACATGATGCCGGTCATGGATGGCGTGGAAGCATTCCGCCGCATGAAAAAGCTGGAGAAGAATCCGAATGCCAATACTCCGGTAGTGATGCTGACCGCAAATGCCGTGGCAGAAGCCCGCAATGGCTATATGGATGAAGGCTTCTCGGATTACATGGCGAAACCGATCCGCGAGGAAGTCTTGCTCGCGACACTAAAAAAATTCCTGTCTAAGGAATTGGTCAAGATTATTGGAGAAGAAAAGCTTGATGAACCTCTCAAGGTCACAGAACCCAAGTCGCAGTTGGCTCTGTCAGATTTCTTGGATACGGCAACAGGCCTTGCTTATTGTATGAATGACAAGAAGTTCTATAAAGAAATGCTTGACGAATATGTAAAAAGTGAAAAGACTGCAGAACTAAAGGAATACTTTGAAAATGGCAACTTGGAGTATTACCGCATTACGGTTCACGCTGTAAAAAGCACCTCTCTTACAATCGGAGCAATCAAAGTTTATGAAGATGCCAAGGCACTTGAATTGGCTTGCAAAGAAAACAACCTGAATTTCGTGAAGCAAAATCACGAAGCTTTCATGGAAGAGTACAAGTCGCTTATTCGTGGAATTCAGTCGGGCTGCCTCAATTTGGATTAA
- the ybaK gene encoding Cys-tRNA(Pro) deacylase: MEIKKTNAARILDRQKISYELIPYKVDENDLGAQHVADSLGEDINQVFKTILVHGDKIGYLICVVPGNLEVDLKGAAKVSGNKKIDTVPLKDLTPLTGYIRGGCSPLGLKKNFPIFIHETAMNFPYIYVSAGERGLQLKVAPADLVKATRATVGVIARVPPEAPED; the protein is encoded by the coding sequence ATGGAAATCAAGAAGACGAATGCGGCGAGAATCCTGGACCGCCAAAAAATTTCTTACGAACTCATCCCCTACAAGGTCGACGAAAACGACCTGGGAGCACAACACGTGGCCGACAGCCTCGGCGAAGACATCAACCAAGTTTTCAAGACCATACTTGTTCACGGCGACAAGATCGGCTACTTAATTTGTGTGGTACCGGGCAACCTCGAAGTGGACCTGAAGGGGGCCGCCAAGGTGAGCGGCAACAAGAAAATCGACACCGTCCCGCTCAAGGATTTGACGCCGCTCACCGGCTACATTCGCGGCGGTTGCAGCCCGCTCGGCCTCAAAAAGAATTTTCCGATTTTCATTCACGAAACCGCGATGAATTTTCCTTACATCTATGTAAGTGCAGGTGAACGCGGATTGCAACTGAAAGTTGCACCCGCCGACCTCGTAAAGGCGACCCGCGCCACCGTGGGCGTAATCGCGCGAGTCCCGCCCGAAGCCCCCGAAGATTAA